From Rhizobium favelukesii:
AGCAATCGTCAGGTCCTTCGTATCGGCCTTACGGATTGCATCGATCAGCAGCTCTGGAATACCGCAAAGGCCGAAACCACCAGCCGCGATGAACATCCCGTCGAACAGCAGGCCGTCGAGAGCTGCCTGCGGGTTCTCATAAGTCTTATCCATAGTCTCCCCTCAAATTGTCCGGTTCACGGAATTTCGGCTTCCAGCGTCTAGATTGGCTGCCAATTCGCTGATCGGACTGAGCCTCACCCCCGATTGATGCAGACGACCTTTGGCTGGGTCATATCCTCGTAGGCGAAGCGGACACCCTCGCGACCCATGCTGCCGTATTTGAAGCCGCCGAAGGGCATGGCATCGAAGCGGTAATCGGAGGAGTCGTTGATCATCACGCCACCCGCTTCGATCCGATTGGCTGCGTCAAGCGCGACATTGAGATCGCTGGTGAAGATGCCGGCATGCAGGCTGTAGTCCGGATCGTTGGCCATCTCGATCGCTTCATCGAACGTGCCGAAGGGCGCAAGCATGACCACGGGCGCGAACACTTCCTCATGCCACAGTCGGCAGGTCAGCGGCGTGCCTTCGAGGACGGTCGGGTGATACAGGGATCCCTCGCGACGGTGCCCGCAAAGCAGCTTCGCCCCTGCTTTGATGGCCTCCGTGACAGCTGCCTCGGCGCGTTCAGCCACCTGTTTGGAGATCATCGGGCCGACGTCGGTGTCCTCCTGCCGGGGATCGCCGGCCTTGAGCTTGGACGTCGCGGCAATAAGGGCATCGCGGAAACGATTGTAAAGTTCGGCTTGGATCAGGATGCGCTGCGCACCGATGCAGTTTTGGCCCGCCGCCCAGAAGGCACCGGAGACGCAACCTTCGACCGCCTTGTCGAACTCGCAGTCATTCATGACGATCACAGGCGCATTGCCGCCGAGCTCCATGGCGAGCTTTTTCAGGCCAGCCGCACGGCTGATCGCCTCGCCCGCGGCAAAGCCGCCGGTAAAGGACACCATCCGCACCTCGCGTGCAGAGATCAGAGCGGTGACCAGCTCCCTGTCGCCATGAATGGCGGTAATGACCTCCTGAGGCAGGCCGGCTTCACGCAGCGCTTCGACCAGCTTGATCGCGGAAAAGGGAGTGAGGTTCGACGGTTTGAGCAGCACGGAATTGCCGCCAGCGATAGCCGGGCCGAGCTTATGAGCAACAAGGTTCAGCGGATCGTTGTATGGGGTGATGGCCGTGATGATGCCGAGCGGCTCGCGGGTGAACCAGCCTTGGCGTTGTTCCGATCCGGTGTAGGCATCGAAGGGCACGATCTCACCGGCGTTGCGCTTTGCTTCTTCCGCTGAAAGCTTCAGCGTGTTGACGCAGCGAAGCACTTCCTTCCGTGCCTGGACGATAGTCTTTCCGGCTTCGCGAACGATGGTCTCCGCGAACCCGTCACGACGGCTCTCGACGATCCGTGCGGCACCCTCCAGGATGTTCGCACGTTTGTGCCTGGGCAGATTGCGCGAGACCGTGGCGCCGCGGCGAGCGGTTTCCAGTAGATGATTGATCTCCGCAGGATCGGTTGCATCGACCGATCCAAGCAGCGCCCCATCATAAGGACTGTGAACAGAGATCGGCGCCAGGCTGGTTTTGATATGGAGTTTGGCGGCAGTCATGTGGTCAGCTTCCCTATGATGGACCTCCTGTCTGGAGGCCGAGTTTGTCCTGCAAGGCAAGATCACGCCACTGCCCCGGTTCGGCTTTTTTGATGCAGACGTTGATGGCAAGCCTCTGCGACCGGCATAACCGGCCGCGGTGCTCAAGTTCCCAATCAGACCTTCTGGCCGTCGCGAACCAGTTCGTCCATGACGGAGCGAACAGCCTTCTCGGCAATCGAGACGATCTCGTCGATCTCCTCCGTTGTGGTGACCAGCGGTGGGGCAAAGCCGAGGATGTCTCCATGCGGCATGGCGCGCGCAATCAGGCCGCGGTCACGAGCGGACCTGGAGACGCGAGCACCGACTTTGAGCGACGGATCGAAGCGGGTCTTGCTTTCGCGGACACCGACGAACTCGATTGCCCCCATCAGACCAACGCCACGCACTTCGCCGACGATCGGCAGCTGGGCAAACTTCTCCTTGATCTGCGCCTGGAAATAGGCACCAACTTCGCGGGCATTGCCGGGCAGATCTTCCTTCTCGACAATGTCCAGCACGGCATTGGCAGCAGCTGCACCGATCGGATGGCCGGAATAGGTATAGCCATGCGAGAAGGCACCGACCTTGTCGGCTCCGTCTTCCAGCACCTGATAAACCTTCTCACCGACGATCGCGGCTGACAGCGGGAAGTAGGCCGAGGTCAAGCCTTTGGCGACGGTGATCAGGTCGGGCTCGATGCCGTAGTACTGCGAACCGAACATGGAGCCGGTACGGCCGAAGCCGGTGATCACCTCGTCAGCGATCAGCAGCACGTCGTGCCTTTTCAGCACCGCCTGGATGGCCTCCCAGTAGCCTTCCGGCGGCGGTGTGATGCCGCCGGTGCCAAGCACCGGCTCGGCGATGAAACCGCCGACATTGTCGGGCCCCAAACGCTCGATCAACTGGTCGAGCTCAGCCGCGCGGCGCGCCGAGAACTCGCGCTCCGTTTCACCTGAATTCGCACCCCAATAGTGGTGCGGCGCGCCGGTATGCACAATCTGCGACAGCGGCAGGTCCATATGGTCGTGATAGAAACTCATGCCGGTCATCGAGCCGGAGACGACGCTGCAACCATGATAGCCGCGCTCACGCGAGATGATCTTCTTCTTCGTCGGCTTGCCGCGCAGGTTGTTGTAGTACCAGACCAGCTTGGCCTGGGTCTCGTTGGCGTCCGAACCGGACATGCCGTAAAACACCTTGCTCATCTTGCCTGGCGCCATCTTCACCAGGCGATCAGACAGAACCGCCAACTCGTCGGTCGTATGCGCTGCATAAGAGTGGTAGTAAGCCAAGCGGTACGCCTGATGCGAGATCGCCTCGGCCACCTCCGTGCGGCCATACCCGACATTCACGCAGTAGAGGCCGGCAAAACCGTCGATCAGCTGGTTGCCATGCGCATCCTGGATGCGGATTCCCTTGCCGGTCTCGACGATGGTCGGTTCGCCAAGCTTACCGCTGGCAAAATCCTTCAGCTGCGTGAACGGATGCAGAACGCTGTTGCGGTCCTTCTCGCTGATGTCTTTGATGTTGATGGTCATAAGCAAACTCCTGCAACCGATTGTCGTTTCTCAAAGATACGAGCAAAAACGAGAATGATTGCGGCGTTTACTCCCCCGCGAGGAGCGTGGACCTGCGTTGTTCCTCCGAAAAACGCAGGAATTCTTCCAACAGCGCGCGATTGCCTCAGCTTTTGTTACATCGATCGCAATGAGCATCTCTTCGCGGCCAACTGCCCGAGCAAAACTCACCGTACCTAACACTGCCTGTTTTGCAAGTCGCCTATTTGCTCGCCAAGCCGAGTTCACCCCCTTGGTATGCGGCGTCTCCGTCGGCCGGGCTTCTGATCGCGTTTTCGACCAGGTTGGAGTCGATGTCGACGCGGCCGTCATCGAGGAACAGGCTAAAGCCGTCCTGGCGTTTGAGCCTATAGGCCATGGGCTCGTCGAGGCGGACTTGCGCGAGACGCGGTTTGCTGAGCTGCAAGCCAGGTGAAGACTCGTCCACCAGCGGGCGGGACAGGTTTCGGGCGGACAGCCCGGCGATGATCGGGATCACAACCGCGGATGCTGTCCTCGATCTTGTAAAGGGCGGCGACGCGCGACAATGCCTCGTCGACGAGGGGCGAATCCTCCGTTGGCTTGGCCTTGATCAGCTTTCTGCGGCCATGATGGTATGGACGCGCCCTTCCGCCGGAGCCAGCCGTGGGGAATGATGACGGCGTATCAACGAGAGGGTTCATCATGGAAGTTCATGCCAGTGTTGTTGGCCTCGATATCGCAGAATCCGTTTTTCAAGTTCACGCTGCCGATGCTGCCCGCAGGCCGGTCATTCGGCGAAATCTCAGACGAGAGGAAGTCGAGACTCTTTTCCGCCGCCTGCGGCCCTGCCTCGTCGCACTTGAAGCCTGCCCAGGCTCGCATTTCTGGGCACGTCTCCTGCGTGACATTGGGCACGATGTTCGGCTTCTCCCGGCACAGTATGTTCGACCTTATGTCAAAACCAACAAGAATGATGCTGCCGATGCGGAAGCGATCTGTGAGGCGGTCACTCGGCCAACAATGCGGTTCGTTCCGATCAAGGAAGAGATGCAGCAGGAAGTTCTGGTCCTTCATCGCGTCAGAGAGATGCTGATCCGTCAGCGGACACAGTTGACCAATGCGATCCCCGGCCATCTCACAGAATTCGGTATTAGCGCTCCGAACCGAGCCCACAACATCGGCCTTCTGACCAAGGTTATTGAAGACGAGGATTTCGAGGAGCTCCCAGCCGTTGCCCGCCATGCCTTACGATATCTCGTCGAGCAGTTGCGGGAGGTCAAAACAAAACTCTTCCGCATTGATCGCGATCTGATGGCCGTCGTAGAGCGGAGCGATGCGTGCAGGCGACTGATGACCATTCCAGGCGTGGGTGTCGTTACAGCCACCGCCTTGGTTTCCTCCATGAGAGCCGTCCGACTTCAAATCGGGCCGCCATTTCGCCGCGTGGCTTGGGTTTGTTCCGAGACAGCATTCCACGGATGGTAACGAGAGCCTTGGAAGGATTAGCAAACGTATTGACGGCTATCTCAGGAGACTCTTGATCTATGGCAGCCGTTCAATCATGCGCTGGAGCGGCAAGTCCTGGACATGGCTGGCAAAGCTTAGAGACCGTCGGCCGGCGAATGTCGCGGCAGTCGCAATTGCGAACAAAACCGCTCGTGTTGTTTGGGCATTGCTGCGGTTTGGCGGAAGCTATGGGCGCCAGTGGAACGGATGGCTGCGACGATAGCATAATTTCAATTCGACCTCGTCTGGTCGATGTGGCTGCGAGGGTAAAGAGCGAGTGATGGCAAAGCCGGGCTAACCGGAGCCGCAGAGCCCGTTGGGCGCATCGAACCTCGAGTTTGCGGAGCGTGATTGGGATCTACCATCAAGGCCGGTGTCGCAGGGTGCGGCACATTTGAGAGGCCGAATAGATGACTGCAGCCACAGGTCTCGCCAAAACTGCTAATTTAACCCTTGCAAAGTCGGGGCGTCCATAGATGTGCCCAGGAGAGCCTCAACGCATCGCCGCCCGAGCTCTTTGGCGTGGCGAGGTGAGAATAGCCACCATAGGCGTCAACTTGGATCGTATCATTGAAGTCATAGAGTTCTGCGGCATACTCGCCATTACGCCCAGGTCGATAATGGAACACCTCGCCCGGCGGCGCAGATCCGTTCCAGCCGCGGTCGTCGCGTAGCACGGCCCACAGATAACCAGTCTTCGTCTTTCCGCGCCCCGGATTCAAGACCGGAGCCGTGGCTCGTGGACGCAGAGCCGAGCGCTTTCCGATATCAGGCGTTTGGCCATGTGGTCGACTATTGGCGCGATTTCTCCACCCGGGCGCCCCATCCAGTCGGCCAGGACCGTGCGGTCGATTGGCACCCGTGCCGATGACCGCGACATGCCGATTGAGCGGCATATGTTCGGAATGTCTGGAGACGGCGATCTGCGCCAGGTTAGCTGGCCAACTCCCTTCCAACAGATCCGCCGGCGCCATGGTCTGAACGACGTCCGTTCGACCCTTGTGGCACGCGTATTTCGGGCGGATCGTGACGATCACCTGGTAGCGTGCCGGAATCTGGTCGAGCCGTTCCGTTCGATCTTCGCCGATCCGAACCACGTCGGCGCAACCACATGGGCAAGCAATGCTGTCGGGCTGGATCTACCTGCTCGACCCGCGGCAGGTTCTCAGCCAGCGCGCGCCTTCCGTCCTTTTTGATGGGAGCTGTCTCGCGACGCCTGACGATAAGCCGGGTATCGGCATTTTCCCCGCGCAAGTCAGCTTCGATGCGATAGATTTCGGGACGCTTGACCATGGTTTTATAGGCTTGGTACCCATCAACCTGAAGCACGCCGGCAAACGACGACAGTTGCCCCTCGACCTCGCGAGCGCTACGGCTTTCGGCAAAAGTATAGGCCACCGCCGGCGGTGCCGGACCATTCCATGGCCGATCGTCGACCGCCTGCGCCCAGAGTTGACAAAGCGTAGTGCGTTTGCGCCCCGGATCGAGCCGCGGAAGCGGCGTCTCATCACAGAACACCCTCGGCTGCGAGCGGATGAAGGCGGTGAGCGCATCGTAGAGAAGCTCAAGCCACCAGGCGACCCGCGTCACCCAGGCGCCGAGGGTTCCCCTATCGATGATGACGCCGCAGGAGGCAAGCATCTGCGCTTGGCGATTGAGTGGCAGATGCCAGGCATATTTCGAAACAGCGACATGGGCAGCGAATGCCGTCGTCACCATGCCGCCGTCCATCACACGCGCCGGTGCAGGCGCTTGCACGATGGCACTCTCGCAGGCCCGGCATGCATAGCGCGGCCGGATCGTTCGTTTGACCCGGACAATTGCCGGCACGATGTCGAGCGCCTCGCTGACATCCGTGCCGATGCAATGAAGCTCGAACGAGCAGCAGGGCACACCTTGCTCTCCGGCTCGATGAGCTCTTCATAACGCGGAAGGTGCTTGGGCAAGTGGCCGATATTGCGAGCAGGCGATCGCCGTGGCTGCGTTTTGTATTCACCGACCGGCGCGACATCGTCATTGGCAGCAACGGGAATGTCGCTCAGATCGCCAAGGTCACGAATCGCCTGCGTCGGATCGATGGTCGTCATCTCCTCCGATTTCGTCCCGAAGAGCTGGCCCTCAAGGGAAGGCAACGCGCGCTTTGAGATCGGCGTTCTCTTCGTCGAGCGAGAGAATAATCCGGGTCAATTGCGCAGCGTCCTGGGGCAAGGGATCGTGTCGAAGCGGCATGACGAATCCTACCACGAAGACCAGAATCATCAAGTAAAACCAATAGGATCAACCTACTTTCAAGGGACGTTTTACCGGGTTCTGCTTCACCCTTGTCCAGTCAATACCGGCCAGCAGAAGCGAGAACTCTTCGCGCGTCATCTGCATGGCGCCATCGCGGATCGGCGGCCAAACGAACTTGCCCGCCTCCAGCCACTTGTACCTCACCTGAGAATGCAGCCCCGACCGGCACAGATCAGGAGTTTGTGCGGGTCACGCACCCATTTCATCCCCTTTTCGGACGGCAGCTGCCCTGCGTTGGTAAGCGAAGTAACTTGCAGGGCGAACGGTTGCTGTTGCAGACCGACGATGGCGCCATATGGCCGCTTCCCCCTCAATGGACTGATCTTGTCAGCATTGATCCAGAAGTTCTCGCGAGCAACGGGCGCGCTCTCTTGCTGGTTTCGAACTTGATGGAACTTGCCAGCATGGTGGAACACCTTTGTGGCAGGTTGGCAGCGCGGTCGCGAGCGGAGTGTAAGGATAATTATGCCGCTGATGTAAACGAGATTATGCCGCAAGAGACTCGCAATGAGCGATACATCCCACTTTTCACGCCACATGTCCTTGATTAACTCGGAGAATGTCCTTGATATAAATGAGATGTGCGGTATAATTATCAATACATTAACACCCGACCTCATACCCGGAGCCCGCAATGCCTGCGAAGTACGGCGGCAAGCGATCAAGGATGGGTGCCCTCATCGACGAGGGCACCTTCAATCCAAATTCCGAGAAGGTACGCGACCCGAAGTTCCGCGGCAGCGAGTTCTTCGATCCGCACGACGCCGTGCAGGTCAAATACGAGATGCTGCGGCGCGTCTCCATCGACAACGTCTCGGTAACGGACGCTTCCGACGAGTATGGTGTTTCCAGGCCAACCTACTACCAGGCCAAGGCGAACTTCGACCTGACCGGGATTGCCGGACTGGTGCCGGCAAAGCCGGGTCCCCGCGGGCCCCACAAGGTCGACGACAAAGTCCTGGCATTTCTGCAGGCGAGGCTGGTTCCGGGCGAACCCGTTCATGCACGCGAGCTCGCCAAGCTGGTCCGCAACGAACTCGATATCGCACTACATCCCAGGACGATCGAGCGGGTATTAAAAAAACGATCCGCTAGACGTTACCACGGGACCGGCATGTTCATTGCCTGACATCGCGGACCAGTACGAGGTGCTGCGCAGCGCAGCTCTCGGCGAAGTTCTGCCGCTCAAGGCCCGTAGCGGCCTCATTCTTTTTCTGCGCCGCGGCATGTGGGGATGGGCCCGCGCACTGCCTGCAGCGGCAAGCCTTGACCAAGAGCAGTTTTACCCGTCATCGGCCACCCGACCGGCGCACGGCGAACTCAGCGCCGTCGTTCATGTCCTGGCGACCATCGCCATGAGCATCCACCAACGGAGAGCACCATGAATGTACACCTCAAAGTCCAGTCCCATCACCGTGAACGCAGCGCCTACCTCTACATCCGCCAATCTTCGATGCGGCAAGTCATCGACAATACCGAGAGCGCCATGCGCCAATATGCGCTTCGCGGCCGCGCTATCGCCCTGGGTTGGCGCGAGGAGCAGATTATCGTCATCGATAACGATCAAGGCGAATCCGGCGCATCGGCGGTCTGGCGTGAAGGATTTCAGCGCCTGGTCAGCGATGTCGGCATGGGGCATGCCGGGATCGTCATGGGCCTGGAGGTCTCCCGTCTGGCGCGCAACAATGCCGACTGGCAGCGTCTGCTCGAGATCTGCGCCCTTGCTGACACCCTGATCCTCGACGAGGACGGTGTCTACGAGCACACATCTTAATGCCCCAATTAGTTTTGGGGATGATCAACGGATAACCGTTACGGATCGGACGCATCCTCTCTATGGGCGCGACTTTGTTTTGGCGGCGGGACCAAGCAGCGTCGGGCCTTTTCGGCAACTTCTTGTCGTTTATCGCGATGATGTTTTCCTGAAGATTCCGATATCAGCCACCAATTTGTATCCATCGGCACCAGATGTGCTTTCAGCCAAGCTTTCGACTGCGAGCGTTCGCGATTTTATTCGCCTGGTCATCGGTGCAAAGGCGCAGGCGCCGCAAAGTTCCGACGATATGGCTGAGCATGATAGCCTGACGTCAGAAACCGAATCACCCCTATCGAAACCGCATGGTTCTCTGGAGGGCGAGCCATGATGTCGGATCTGATAACGACCCAACATTTGTGCCGAAAGGCCGTGATTTATATCCGGCAATCGACGCCACATCAGATGGTCAACAACCAGGAGAGCCTGCGGTTGCAGAATGATTTTATCGCTGCCGGTTCGCAGCTTCCTGAATTTTGGCAGAGATCTGACATAGAGTGGGGACGCAAGAAAACCTTACTACGCAGCTTGATCGACAAAGTGATCCTGCAACGGGTGGTGCGAGATCGGATTACGATCCGCATCGTTTGGCGAGGAGGTGACGTTACCGAACGCGAGGTCGAGCCGAGGGTGCATGCCTTGAGCGCCTTGTCTCGCGGCGCCGAGATGGAGGTCCGGCTGCTTGAGCTGGCTCATCAAGGGCTTGACGACACGGCAATAGCGGCCACACTGACTGAGGAAGGCTTCCGCTCACCGCGCCGCAGCTACGTTCCTGTTCCCACCGTCCAGGTCGTCCGACAACGCCATCGCGTATTGAGGCAGTCCACGCCAACCCGCTCTCACCACCTCCCGGGGTGGCTAACGGTGTCTGAATTGGCGGCGGTGGCGGACGTTTCTCGCTCCTGGATCCGGCATCGAATCCGCAATGGCGTGATCAGTATCCACCAAAACGCCCTTCACAAACGCGTTCTGTTTCCAGATGCCGCTGCAACAATCGCCGCAATACAAGAGCTCAAATCCGGCGTGCGGCAACACCTCGACTTTACCCAATCTGCTACCGAATGAGGGTATCAACATGATAGATCGTATGACCCGGCAAGTTTCAACGACCGGCTCCTGCTCGGCCTAAAGGGAACAATGAGTGAGGCCGAACTACATGTGATCAAGGCACGGCTGCGCGGCGGCATCCTCAACAAGGCGCGCCGCGGCGAGTTTCGTTGCCCACTGCCAACCGGCATGGTCTACGATCATTCCGGCAATGTGGCGCTTGATCCAGACATGCAAGTCAGAGAGACGATCGCCCATTTCTTCGAGACGTTCTCTCGCGTCGGATCCGCCTCCCAGACCGTCAAGGCCTTTCGTCAGGAAGGCATTCTCTTTCCCTCCCGCTTGCACGACAGCCAGACGGTTTTCCGGCCACTGACGCCTTCGACGGCGATGCGCGTGCTGCACAATCCACGTTACGCCGGAGCCTATGCCTATGGCCGCCGTCGCTATCGACGAACCATTGATGGCAAGAGGATCGTGCGTGAACAAGCTAGTGACGATTGGACGGCGTGTATTCCAGATGCCCATCCCGGCTATATCAATTGGGAGCAGCATCAGGAGAATCTGAGGATTCTAAAGTCGAACATCTGCCATAAATGGAACGCGGCGGTCGCATCACCTCCGCGGGAGGGCTCGGCGCTGCTGCAGGGGCGGGCCGTGTGTGGGCAGTGCGGCAGGCATTTTCACATGCGCTACGCTGCTCGACGCGGTCGGCAGGAAGCTTGGTACGTTTGTGATCGCGCCCGTAGCAATCGCGGTGAACCCTTGTGCCAGGCGATCGCTGCACCTCCCGTCGACGAAGCCATCGGCATGCTGATCGCCGAGCAGATGACGCCGGCGGCCATCGAACTGTCGATTGAAGTCCGCAAGGAGATCGAAGCGCGACATGAAGAAGCGGACCGGCTGCGCTGTCGCGCGATCGAGCGTGCCCAAACGGAAGCCGATCTCGCCCAGCGCCGTTTCATGCTCGTCGATCCCAATAACCGCCTCGTCGCCGACACGCTCGAAGGCGAATGGAATGGGAAGCTCCGCATCCTGGCTAACGCCCGCGAAGAGCGCGAGCGCGGCCGGGAGCACGATCAATTCATCCTCGATAAGGCCGTCCACGAGCGGTTGGTCGCAATGACGGCGGACTTCAAAAAGCTCTGGACCAATCCAGAGACCCCGAACCGCGAGCGAAAGCGCCTGCTTGCCCACATCATTGAGGACGTCACCCTCCTCAAACTACCCAAGAGAGGCACAACCAAGGCTCATATTCGCTTCAAGGGCGGTAAAACGCAGACGCTCGTCACCATCAGCCCAAAATCGCCCAGCCAGCAGATCAAGACGAACCCCGACATCAATCGAATTGATCGACAAACTCCTCGATAATCATATTTTTTCCGAGATCGCAGAGATTCTCAACGATCAGGCATATCGTCCAGGTTCCGTGGCGCGCCGTGACCAGCGCAATGCTCGCTTCACAACCAAACGCGTCACCTATCTCGTTCGCGAGTACAAGCTGAGATCACGCTATGACCGGCTCCGGGATCGTGGGATGTTGACAAAAAAGGAGGCGGCCGCACACCTCAATATCCATGAGCATACCCTCGCCAGATGGGCTGAACACGGCCTCGTCACCAGCCATGCCTACAACGGACACTACTACCTGTACGAGCTTCCGAAGACAGATTTACCGCAAAAGCAATGCAGTCGATGGAACCAACTCGTCGATCGCGTCGCCGCCCATAAGGAATATGCCAGACACGCCAAAACCTTCAACTGAATGCGAAAGAGAGATGCAGTATGAATGCAGATCGTTCGTCGCCAGGATCATGCCGGATCCGTCCCAATAAATGCAGCGAAGTCGATCGAGACGCTTGGCGCGGAACACGAACACGTCGCCGCAATACGGATCAGCCGCAAGCGCCGAAGCCACCATGCCACCAGGCCATTCATGCCGCGCCGGAAGTCGACAGGCCGTGTCGCAACCATGATCTTCACTCCACCAGGGGAAAGACCGATCACCGGCTACCCCGCAACGCCGTTACTACCGCTTGCGCCAACTCGGGCGCCACCGAGCCGATCATGGTCAGGCGTGCGCCAGCAATCTCGATCTCAATCCGACCTGCGGCGAAGTGGGCGGCATCCGACGGCAAGCTCTCGGGCGACGTTCGATCGCCAACCACGGTCACCGGCACGAACATCGCCCGCTGCGCGCAGATCTTGGCCGAACGACGAGAGGTCAGCCCGGCATCCCGACGCCAAACATTCAGCAAACCGCGATTGACGCCCCAGCGCCGAGCAACAGCCGAGATGTTCACATCAGGTTCCGCGCTTTCCGCAAGGATGCGCGCCTTCTCCTCGTCAGTCCAATTCCGCCGCTGGCGACGACCGGTGATCACCTCGATCCGACGATATTTTCCCTCATGCCTGGCGTCATGTATGCCTTCATCCATGACTTCAAGCATGGCATCAGCGCGATCTCCAACCATCCCGTTCCGCTCCTATCGGTGAAGGAGCTTATCTCGCGGCCTCGATCACAAAAGGAAAGGTGGGCCGTTCGTAGCGCTCACTTTCAAACGATCCCCGCGCTTCGATCGGAAGATCACGGTGAACCCGGAATGCGGATCAAAGCTTCAACTCGGTCTGTACTATCAAAGGTCAGCGCCTGATGGAGCGGAAGTCCACAACCCGTGTCGCGATCAGGATCGGTGATCGATGGCCCGCGACGATCATGCCGTCCCTCGCATCGCGCGCATCAAGACTACAGCCGATCAACCGGCACATCGCCGCGCACCCTCATATCGCGCACCCTCATATAAGGTCTGCTCCGGGTTCGGCAAAGCATCGGTAGCCGTCTTCGGCTCCGTCGTAATCGCCAGTGGCACAAAGGCGGGTTCGATAGGCCCGTCCGCAAAGGCCGGCACGGTTGTCATCAGTTCAGCAGGCAGGGCCAGAAGACCCTGAGGCGCCTGCCCCCAGTCCGATTGGCACCGCGACAAGCTGACCACCTTTACTCGAGATGCAATCGGCACATCGATTTTCCGTCTGTGCACACACCCGCACGGGGATAGCTTTAGAGGCGAGGAGGCCCCCGCACCTAGCTTACGCCAGCCATAAGGAGACCCGCGTTGTGCGCTGCGTCATAGACCGGGAGCCCCGTTGCCCTTCGGATTCGAGGCGAGACTCGCACGAATACCGTACATTCGCAAAGAACCGCCGCTACATTTTCATGTTTTTGAACGCGAGCAATGATATCGTCAGTATCAGCCAAGACGCCCTCGACATTGATTTCGCCTTTCTCGGCCCACATGTAAGCGTATGTCGCTGTGTCCTCGAGCCCTTCGAAAATCAACCTTGATGGATCAGTGATAGAGAGCGCAGCCCAAATTTCCGCATCTATGCAGCGCGAATCCGCAGTCAGTACTGCTATCTTCTTGTCCGGGGGGACGGTGGATAGAAGGGCTGGCAGGAGGAGTAGGCTAGAAGTAGATACTGGTATTGATACCGCCGATGCGATAGCCTTCTGATACCGCACAGTAAAGCCACAATCACAAGTAATCGCAGCAGCTCCGTTTCGTTCAAGCTCTTTGGCGGCTTTCACATACTCACTCTCGCAATCAGGATCGCCTGAAACGACATTGTTTGCCCAAGCTCCGGGAATTTGCTTCGAGATGGGAGGAGACGTGTATCGGGTCGGATGGGCTATGCCGTAACCAAATTCGGGATGGTGGCCAATGTAGCGGCCGTCGTTCGACAGGGACAAAACTCCTATTGTCGCCATGAGTTGCTTCCTTTGTGCAGTTCTTGACTAATGATGCGT
This genomic window contains:
- a CDS encoding aldehyde dehydrogenase family protein, which codes for MTAAKLHIKTSLAPISVHSPYDGALLGSVDATDPAEINHLLETARRGATVSRNLPRHKRANILEGAARIVESRRDGFAETIVREAGKTIVQARKEVLRCVNTLKLSAEEAKRNAGEIVPFDAYTGSEQRQGWFTREPLGIITAITPYNDPLNLVAHKLGPAIAGGNSVLLKPSNLTPFSAIKLVEALREAGLPQEVITAIHGDRELVTALISAREVRMVSFTGGFAAGEAISRAAGLKKLAMELGGNAPVIVMNDCEFDKAVEGCVSGAFWAAGQNCIGAQRILIQAELYNRFRDALIAATSKLKAGDPRQEDTDVGPMISKQVAERAEAAVTEAIKAGAKLLCGHRREGSLYHPTVLEGTPLTCRLWHEEVFAPVVMLAPFGTFDEAIEMANDPDYSLHAGIFTSDLNVALDAANRIEAGGVMINDSSDYRFDAMPFGGFKYGSMGREGVRFAYEDMTQPKVVCINRG
- a CDS encoding aspartate aminotransferase family protein produces the protein MTINIKDISEKDRNSVLHPFTQLKDFASGKLGEPTIVETGKGIRIQDAHGNQLIDGFAGLYCVNVGYGRTEVAEAISHQAYRLAYYHSYAAHTTDELAVLSDRLVKMAPGKMSKVFYGMSGSDANETQAKLVWYYNNLRGKPTKKKIISRERGYHGCSVVSGSMTGMSFYHDHMDLPLSQIVHTGAPHHYWGANSGETEREFSARRAAELDQLIERLGPDNVGGFIAEPVLGTGGITPPPEGYWEAIQAVLKRHDVLLIADEVITGFGRTGSMFGSQYYGIEPDLITVAKGLTSAYFPLSAAIVGEKVYQVLEDGADKVGAFSHGYTYSGHPIGAAAANAVLDIVEKEDLPGNAREVGAYFQAQIKEKFAQLPIVGEVRGVGLMGAIEFVGVRESKTRFDPSLKVGARVSRSARDRGLIARAMPHGDILGFAPPLVTTTEEIDEIVSIAEKAVRSVMDELVRDGQKV
- a CDS encoding DUF5372 family protein — translated: MRVTHPFHPLFGRQLPCVGKRSNLQGERLLLQTDDGAIWPLPPQWTDLVSIDPEVLASNGRALLLVSNLMELASMVEHLCGRLAARSRAECKDNYAADVNEIMPQETRNERYIPLFTPHVLD
- a CDS encoding helix-turn-helix domain-containing protein, whose translation is MPAKYGGKRSRMGALIDEGTFNPNSEKVRDPKFRGSEFFDPHDAVQVKYEMLRRVSIDNVSVTDASDEYGVSRPTYYQAKANFDLTGIAGLVPAKPGPRGPHKVDDKVLAFLQARLVPGEPVHARELAKLVRNELDIALHPRTIERVLKKRSARRYHGTGMFIA
- a CDS encoding recombinase family protein, which encodes MSEAELHVIKARLRGGILNKARRGEFRCPLPTGMVYDHSGNVALDPDMQVRETIAHFFETFSRVGSASQTVKAFRQEGILFPSRLHDSQTVFRPLTPSTAMRVLHNPRYAGAYAYGRRRYRRTIDGKRIVREQASDDWTACIPDAHPGYINWEQHQENLRILKSNICHKWNAAVASPPREGSALLQGRAVCGQCGRHFHMRYAARRGRQEAWYVCDRARSNRGEPLCQAIAAPPVDEAIGMLIAEQMTPAAIELSIEVRKEIEARHEEADRLRCRAIERAQTEADLAQRRFMLVDPNNRLVADTLEGEWNGKLRILANAREERERGREHDQFILDKAVHERLVAMTADFKKLWTNPETPNRERKRLLAHIIEDVTLLKLPKRGTTKAHIRFKGGKTQTLVTISPKSPSQQIKTNPDINRIDRQTPR
- the tnpA gene encoding IS66-like element accessory protein TnpA is translated as MVGDRADAMLEVMDEGIHDARHEGKYRRIEVITGRRQRRNWTDEEKARILAESAEPDVNISAVARRWGVNRGLLNVWRRDAGLTSRRSAKICAQRAMFVPVTVVGDRTSPESLPSDAAHFAAGRIEIEIAGARLTMIGSVAPELAQAVVTALRGSR